One genomic region from Leifsonia poae encodes:
- a CDS encoding bifunctional copper resistance protein CopD/cytochrome c oxidase assembly protein codes for MIAALAFGGGAEAPLLADPGALVRWGLPASTLVVNLSAAGAIGALVLACFAFSQDKPEYGKALDFAAASAGVMTVASAVTGLFTFVSVSNVPFSFDDTFSNGLSSFITSVSIGQAWLGITLIAAAVTVLCFAVRNHTAIVFVTALALTSLIPMAQQGHSADAAGHDAAVTSFGLHVLFAGLWLGGLLTLVIVRRTLDGARIVPVLERYSTLAIISFVVVAASGYVNAELRVGTLAQLATPYGILVLVKVAALVVLGLFGAFQRRFLIGRLKASDKRSLFWWMVTAELAFMGIASGVAAALARTATPVAEKLGAAPTPAEILTGQVLPPELTWTRLVTLWNFDLLWVLACAFALFFYFAGVRRLRVRGDKWPIHRTVFWVAGILLLFYITSGGINVYEKYLFSQHMLAHMVLTMMVPLLLVPGAPITLALRSIRKRTDGSRGGREWILLAVHSRVAGFLTNPIVAAILFAGSLWLFYYTPLFRWATTDHIGHEWMITHFLITGYLFVQSLIGIDPVKYRLAYPFRLLLLLGTMAFHAFFGLSIMTNQGLLLADWFGAMGRTWGATPIVDQQTGGGIAWSVGEIPTVILAIVVAIQWSRTDDRETKRRDRNADRTGEAELNEYNAQLARLAARDGAAR; via the coding sequence ATGATCGCGGCGTTGGCTTTCGGCGGTGGCGCAGAGGCGCCGCTCCTCGCCGATCCGGGCGCCCTGGTGCGGTGGGGCCTCCCGGCGTCGACGCTCGTGGTCAACCTGAGCGCCGCTGGGGCGATCGGCGCCCTCGTCCTCGCCTGCTTCGCGTTCAGTCAGGACAAGCCGGAATACGGCAAGGCCCTCGACTTCGCGGCTGCGTCGGCCGGGGTGATGACGGTGGCGAGTGCGGTCACCGGGCTCTTCACCTTCGTGAGTGTCTCCAATGTGCCGTTCTCGTTCGACGACACCTTCAGCAACGGCCTGAGCTCGTTCATCACGAGCGTGTCGATCGGCCAGGCCTGGCTCGGAATCACGCTCATCGCGGCGGCTGTCACGGTGCTCTGCTTCGCGGTGCGCAACCACACGGCGATCGTCTTCGTGACCGCCCTGGCGCTCACCTCGCTCATCCCGATGGCCCAGCAGGGACACAGTGCGGATGCGGCCGGGCATGATGCGGCCGTCACCTCGTTCGGGTTGCACGTGCTCTTCGCCGGCCTCTGGCTGGGCGGACTACTCACCCTCGTGATCGTGCGGCGAACGCTCGACGGCGCCCGCATCGTGCCGGTGCTCGAACGCTATTCGACGCTGGCGATCATCTCGTTCGTCGTGGTCGCCGCCTCAGGCTATGTGAACGCCGAGCTGCGCGTCGGAACGCTGGCGCAGCTCGCGACGCCGTACGGCATCCTGGTGCTCGTCAAGGTCGCTGCGCTGGTCGTGCTCGGCCTCTTCGGCGCCTTCCAGCGGCGCTTCCTGATCGGCCGGCTCAAGGCGAGCGACAAGCGCAGCCTGTTCTGGTGGATGGTGACGGCCGAGCTGGCGTTCATGGGTATCGCATCCGGGGTGGCCGCCGCGCTCGCGCGAACCGCGACGCCGGTGGCGGAGAAGCTCGGTGCTGCACCGACGCCCGCTGAGATCCTGACCGGGCAGGTGCTGCCACCGGAACTGACCTGGACGCGCCTCGTCACCCTCTGGAACTTCGACCTGCTCTGGGTGCTCGCCTGCGCGTTCGCCCTGTTCTTCTACTTCGCGGGGGTGCGCCGGCTGCGCGTGCGCGGCGACAAGTGGCCGATCCACCGCACGGTGTTCTGGGTGGCCGGCATTCTGCTGCTGTTCTACATCACATCGGGCGGCATCAACGTCTACGAGAAGTACCTGTTCTCGCAGCACATGCTGGCGCACATGGTGCTCACCATGATGGTGCCGCTGCTGCTCGTCCCGGGAGCTCCCATCACGCTCGCCCTCCGGTCGATCCGCAAGCGAACCGACGGATCGCGCGGCGGCCGGGAGTGGATCCTGCTCGCGGTGCATTCGCGCGTCGCAGGATTCCTCACCAATCCGATCGTCGCCGCGATCCTGTTCGCCGGTTCGCTGTGGTTGTTCTACTACACGCCCCTGTTCCGCTGGGCGACGACCGATCACATCGGCCACGAGTGGATGATCACCCACTTCCTGATCACCGGCTATCTGTTCGTGCAGTCGCTCATCGGCATCGACCCGGTGAAGTACCGGCTCGCGTATCCGTTCCGGTTGCTCCTGTTGCTCGGAACGATGGCCTTCCACGCGTTCTTCGGCCTCTCGATCATGACCAACCAGGGGCTGCTCTTGGCGGATTGGTTCGGTGCGATGGGTCGCACCTGGGGGGCGACCCCGATCGTGGACCAGCAGACCGGCGGCGGGATCGCGTGGAGTGTCGGGGAGATCCCCACGGTCATCCTGGCCATCGTCGTGGCGATCCAATGGAGTCGGACCGACGACAGGGAGACGAAGCGCCGCGACCGCAACGCCGACCGCACGGGCGAGGCCGAGCTCAATGAGTACAACGCCCAGCTCGCTCGTCTCGCGGCCCGCGACGGCGCCGCTCGCTGA
- a CDS encoding HU family DNA-binding protein — translation MADKSLNKTELVAAIAASSGQSQAAVGGVLDAFFATIAETVANGGKVTIPGWLAAERTATAARTGRNPQTGAEIKIAAGHRVKLTAGSKLKAAVK, via the coding sequence ATGGCTGACAAGTCGCTGAACAAGACCGAGCTCGTTGCCGCTATCGCCGCGTCGTCGGGTCAGAGCCAGGCTGCCGTCGGTGGCGTGCTCGACGCTTTCTTCGCCACCATCGCGGAGACCGTCGCCAACGGTGGCAAGGTCACCATCCCGGGCTGGCTCGCCGCCGAGCGCACCGCCACCGCCGCGCGCACCGGCCGCAACCCGCAGACCGGTGCCGAGATCAAGATCGCTGCCGGCCACCGCGTCAAGCTGACCGCCGGCTCGAAGCTCAAGGCTGCCGTCAAGTAG
- the rpsN gene encoding 30S ribosomal protein S14 has product MAKTSKIAKNEQRKVIVERYAAKRLELKKALVDPNGTDESREAARLGLQKLPRDASPIRVRNRDAVDGRPRGNLSKFGISRVRFRDMAHRGELPGITKSSW; this is encoded by the coding sequence ATGGCCAAGACATCCAAGATCGCCAAGAACGAGCAGCGCAAGGTAATCGTCGAGCGTTACGCCGCCAAGCGCCTCGAGCTCAAGAAGGCTCTCGTCGACCCGAACGGCACCGACGAGTCGCGTGAAGCGGCCCGCCTCGGCCTGCAGAAGCTCCCCCGCGACGCTTCGCCGATCCGCGTTCGCAACCGCGACGCCGTGGACGGCCGCCCGCGCGGAAACCTCAGCAAGTTCGGCATCTCGCGTGTACGCTTCCGCGACATGGCGCACCGCGGCGAACTGCCCGGTATCACCAAGTCCAGCTGGTAA
- the rpmG gene encoding 50S ribosomal protein L33, which produces MAKQQDVRPIIKLRSTAGTGYTYVTKKNRRNDPDRLVLKKYDPVVRKHVDFREER; this is translated from the coding sequence ATGGCAAAGCAGCAGGACGTTCGTCCGATCATCAAGCTTCGTTCGACGGCTGGAACCGGTTACACCTACGTGACCAAGAAGAACCGCCGCAACGACCCCGACCGTCTCGTGCTCAAGAAGTACGACCCCGTTGTGCGCAAGCACGTGGACTTCCGAGAGGAGCGCTAA
- the rpmB gene encoding 50S ribosomal protein L28 produces the protein MAAVCQVTGAVPGFGHNISHSHRRTKRRFDPNIQKKTYFVPSLRRNVTLTLSAKGIKVIDARGIESVVKDLLARGEKI, from the coding sequence ATGGCAGCAGTGTGCCAGGTGACAGGAGCCGTTCCCGGCTTCGGTCACAACATCTCGCACTCGCACCGGCGCACCAAGCGCCGTTTCGACCCGAACATCCAGAAGAAGACGTACTTCGTTCCGTCGCTTCGCCGTAACGTGACCCTGACGCTGAGCGCCAAGGGCATCAAGGTCATCGACGCCCGTGGCATCGAGTCCGTGGTCAAGGACCTCCTGGCCCGTGGGGAGAAGATCTAA
- a CDS encoding Fur family transcriptional regulator, with product MKRNTWQREAVREALTSTEGFISAQGLHLSLHETGSPIGLATVYRALADLAAEGDADSLQSPEGESLYRACTTGHHHHLICRNCGLTVEIEADAVEQWAQAAAASHGFTQAQHVVDVFGLCENCSRAVAG from the coding sequence GTGAAGCGAAACACCTGGCAGCGCGAAGCCGTCCGAGAGGCACTGACCTCCACGGAAGGCTTCATCAGCGCGCAAGGACTTCATCTGTCGCTGCATGAGACCGGCTCCCCCATCGGGCTCGCAACGGTCTACCGGGCGCTCGCCGACCTCGCCGCCGAAGGTGATGCGGACTCGTTGCAGTCCCCCGAAGGGGAAAGCCTCTACCGGGCCTGCACCACCGGGCACCACCACCACCTCATCTGCCGCAATTGCGGCCTCACGGTCGAGATCGAGGCGGATGCGGTGGAACAGTGGGCCCAGGCCGCCGCCGCCTCCCACGGTTTCACGCAAGCACAGCACGTCGTCGACGTGTTCGGGTTGTGCGAGAACTGCTCGCGCGCCGTCGCCGGCTGA
- a CDS encoding metal ABC transporter permease yields the protein MIAHLADSPDLWSQLFNFANYGELLALVKNSIFAGAVLGIVGGLIGVFVMQRDMAFAVHGISELSFAGAAAALLFGANVVIGSLAGSLVAAILIGLLGAKARDRNSIIAVLMPFGLGLGILFLALYPGRSANKFGLLTGQIVSVDDPQLGWLMAIGAVVLIGLLLIWRPLAFDSLDADVAASRGVPVRFISLAFMVLLGLAVAVSVQIVGALLVLSLLVTPAAAAMRVSSSPLVVPLLSVGFALTSVVGGIMLALGGSLPISPYVTTISFVIYVVCRLVGARTGSRRLVRQAG from the coding sequence ATGATCGCGCACCTCGCCGACTCCCCCGATCTGTGGTCGCAGCTGTTCAACTTCGCGAACTACGGCGAACTGCTCGCCCTCGTGAAGAACTCGATCTTCGCCGGGGCCGTGCTCGGCATCGTCGGCGGTCTCATCGGCGTCTTCGTGATGCAGCGCGACATGGCGTTCGCCGTGCACGGGATCAGTGAGCTCTCGTTCGCCGGTGCGGCGGCGGCGCTGCTCTTCGGGGCGAATGTGGTGATCGGTTCTCTGGCGGGCTCGCTCGTCGCCGCCATCCTGATCGGCCTCCTCGGCGCGAAAGCCCGCGACCGCAACTCGATCATCGCTGTGCTCATGCCGTTCGGCCTCGGCCTCGGCATCCTGTTCCTCGCCCTCTACCCGGGCCGCAGTGCCAACAAGTTCGGCCTGCTCACCGGGCAGATCGTCTCGGTCGACGACCCCCAGCTCGGCTGGCTGATGGCGATCGGCGCAGTGGTGCTCATCGGCCTGTTGCTCATCTGGCGTCCGCTCGCCTTCGACAGCCTGGATGCGGATGTCGCGGCCTCCCGCGGCGTACCGGTGCGATTCATCTCGCTCGCATTCATGGTGCTGCTCGGCCTCGCCGTCGCCGTCTCGGTGCAGATCGTCGGCGCACTGCTCGTGCTCTCGCTGCTCGTCACGCCGGCCGCCGCCGCGATGCGGGTCTCCTCGTCGCCGCTCGTCGTCCCGCTGCTGAGTGTGGGCTTCGCGCTGACCTCGGTGGTGGGCGGCATCATGCTGGCGCTCGGCGGCTCCCTGCCGATCAGCCCCTACGTCACCACCATCTCCTTCGTCATCTACGTGGTCTGCCGGCTCGTCGGCGCCCGCACCGGCTCACGGCGACTCGTGAGGCAGGCGGGCTAG
- a CDS encoding metal ABC transporter ATP-binding protein, protein MTPTADGHDAEPLERVAAPDERPVVLSLRQANLGFGSRTLWSGLSIDVHAGEFVAVLGPNGSGKTSLLKTILGQQQLDSGTIEFDGHPVRRGDRRIGYIPQQKLIAPGTPMRARDLVALGVNGHRWGLPIPTRADRAQVEDLIDAVGARRYADVPVGSLSGGEQQRLRVGQALAGDPALLLCDEPLLSLDLQHQRGVSELIDRRRREHDSAVVFVTHDVNPVLGMVDKVLYLAGGRFREGTPDEVLRSEVLTDLYGTPVDVIRSRGRIVVVGIPDAETHDHHDHSRLPHEEPAA, encoded by the coding sequence ATGACGCCGACCGCCGACGGGCACGACGCCGAACCGCTGGAGCGGGTCGCCGCACCGGATGAACGCCCGGTGGTGCTCAGCCTGCGCCAGGCGAACCTCGGATTCGGCTCCCGAACCCTGTGGAGCGGTCTCAGTATCGACGTGCACGCCGGCGAGTTCGTCGCGGTGCTCGGCCCGAACGGGTCCGGCAAGACGAGCCTGCTCAAGACGATCCTCGGCCAACAGCAGCTCGACTCGGGAACGATCGAGTTCGACGGGCATCCCGTGCGCCGAGGCGACCGACGCATCGGGTACATCCCGCAGCAGAAGCTGATCGCACCGGGCACGCCGATGCGCGCGCGCGACCTTGTGGCGCTGGGCGTCAACGGCCACCGCTGGGGGTTGCCGATCCCCACCCGCGCCGACCGTGCCCAGGTGGAAGACCTCATCGACGCCGTCGGCGCGCGCCGCTACGCGGATGTGCCTGTGGGCAGCCTCTCCGGCGGCGAGCAGCAGCGCCTGCGTGTCGGCCAGGCCCTCGCCGGAGATCCGGCGCTGCTCCTCTGCGACGAGCCGCTGCTCTCACTCGACCTGCAGCACCAGCGCGGCGTGAGCGAGCTCATCGACCGTCGACGGCGCGAGCATGACAGCGCCGTGGTGTTCGTCACGCACGACGTCAACCCCGTGCTCGGGATGGTCGACAAAGTGCTGTATCTGGCCGGAGGGCGGTTCCGCGAAGGCACCCCGGATGAGGTGCTGCGCAGCGAGGTCCTCACCGATCTGTACGGAACCCCGGTCGACGTCATCCGCAGTCGTGGCCGCATCGTGGTGGTGGGCATCCCTGATGCTGAGACGCACGACCACCACGACCACTCCCGACTCCCCCACGAGGAGCCCGCCGCATGA
- a CDS encoding metal ABC transporter solute-binding protein, Zn/Mn family, whose translation MKTRTIVSLLAMPAAAAITALALTGCSGTAGASDSATSGELSIVASTNVYGDIAKTIAGDAVQVTSIMSNPAQDPHSFEASAQNQLQISKANIVIENGGGYDDFMGTMLSSSGNERATVLNAVDISGKKAVGGELNEHVWYDFPTVQKLTQKLVAALSKADASQAATFQKNGDAFVAKLTGLENREAALKLKYAGEGASITEPVPLYLLDAIGLDNKTPHPFSAAIEEGTDVSPAVLQQTLDLYSSGSVKLLAYNEQTSGPETEKVLAAAKSAGVAIVPVTETLPSGKDYLSWMTDNLNAVATALGE comes from the coding sequence ATGAAGACGCGAACCATCGTCTCCCTCCTGGCCATGCCCGCCGCGGCGGCCATCACCGCGCTCGCCCTCACCGGATGCTCCGGTACCGCCGGCGCCTCCGACAGCGCCACGAGCGGCGAACTCTCCATCGTCGCCAGCACCAACGTCTACGGCGACATCGCCAAGACCATCGCCGGCGACGCCGTGCAGGTCACCTCCATCATGAGCAACCCGGCCCAAGACCCGCACTCCTTCGAGGCCAGTGCCCAGAACCAGCTGCAGATCTCGAAAGCGAACATCGTGATCGAGAACGGCGGCGGCTACGACGACTTCATGGGCACCATGCTCTCATCGTCGGGCAACGAAAGGGCCACCGTTCTCAACGCCGTCGACATCTCCGGCAAGAAGGCGGTCGGCGGCGAGCTCAACGAGCATGTCTGGTACGACTTCCCCACCGTGCAGAAGCTGACGCAGAAACTCGTGGCGGCGCTGTCGAAGGCCGACGCATCCCAGGCGGCCACCTTCCAGAAGAACGGCGACGCCTTCGTCGCCAAGCTGACCGGCCTCGAGAACCGCGAGGCCGCACTGAAACTGAAGTACGCCGGCGAGGGCGCCTCCATCACGGAACCCGTTCCGCTCTACCTGCTCGACGCGATCGGTCTCGACAACAAGACCCCGCACCCGTTCAGCGCAGCGATCGAGGAAGGCACGGACGTCTCCCCCGCCGTGCTGCAGCAGACGCTCGACCTTTACAGCAGCGGCTCGGTGAAACTGCTCGCCTACAATGAGCAGACCAGTGGCCCGGAGACCGAGAAGGTCCTCGCCGCCGCCAAGAGCGCCGGTGTCGCGATCGTGCCGGTCACCGAGACCCTCCCGAGCGGCAAGGACTACCTCAGCTGGATGACGGACAACCTGAACGCCGTGGCCACGGCACTCGGCGAATGA
- a CDS encoding PucR family transcriptional regulator: protein MPETPDRDAAEARLVSGGIISLTLAARRGGTEAIVTTLSGLLNGWAVLVDRYGQPIAAVGAGRIHIDDAISAATQRSRRIRHPDLQVFPVGRAEDPRATLVVSARRGVTSRTRDLATQAAALLDLTFFPRRDGRLEELARQDAVDVLLHGSPDLARSLAGRWGITGTQLVVGVVRARSRAVMLESRALEWLDELELPPLAAAVDAEVVVVLGPETVGAWSERILTAATVERVPVRCGLGAPAPFGALATGRLQAAQAVGIALADDRPVVEFGRMTSVEELLRAIPAPAVAALVEPLRPLAADPDGQLLESLRVFLSENGSWEAAASQLGVHRHTLRNRIQKIEELTGLSMSSAEDRALAWLAVQARVWF, encoded by the coding sequence GTGCCCGAGACGCCCGATCGCGATGCCGCGGAGGCCCGCCTGGTCAGTGGCGGGATCATCTCCCTCACTCTCGCGGCCCGTCGCGGCGGGACCGAGGCCATCGTCACGACGCTCTCCGGTCTGCTGAACGGCTGGGCCGTGCTGGTGGACCGCTACGGGCAGCCGATCGCGGCCGTCGGGGCGGGACGCATCCACATCGACGACGCGATCTCGGCTGCGACCCAGCGCTCCCGGCGCATCCGGCACCCCGATCTGCAGGTGTTCCCCGTCGGTCGGGCCGAGGATCCCCGGGCCACGCTGGTGGTCTCGGCCCGGCGTGGCGTGACGAGCCGCACCCGCGATCTCGCCACGCAGGCCGCCGCCCTGCTCGACCTCACCTTCTTTCCGCGGCGCGACGGTCGTCTCGAAGAGCTGGCCCGTCAGGATGCGGTGGATGTGCTGCTGCACGGCTCCCCCGATCTCGCACGCTCCCTCGCCGGCCGGTGGGGGATCACCGGCACCCAGCTGGTGGTTGGTGTCGTGCGCGCCCGCTCCCGCGCCGTGATGTTGGAGAGCAGGGCGCTCGAGTGGCTCGACGAGCTGGAGCTGCCGCCGCTGGCCGCCGCCGTCGACGCCGAGGTCGTGGTGGTGCTCGGCCCGGAGACGGTCGGCGCCTGGAGCGAGCGCATCCTGACGGCGGCGACCGTGGAGCGTGTGCCGGTGCGCTGCGGGCTCGGCGCTCCGGCCCCGTTCGGCGCGCTCGCGACCGGTCGGCTGCAGGCCGCTCAGGCGGTGGGGATCGCGCTCGCCGACGATCGCCCGGTCGTGGAGTTCGGCCGCATGACGAGTGTGGAGGAACTGTTGCGGGCCATCCCGGCGCCCGCGGTGGCGGCCTTGGTGGAGCCGTTGCGTCCGCTGGCGGCCGATCCCGACGGCCAATTGCTCGAGTCGCTGCGGGTGTTCCTCTCTGAGAACGGCAGCTGGGAGGCGGCGGCGTCGCAGCTCGGCGTGCACCGGCACACATTGCGCAATCGCATCCAGAAGATCGAGGAGCTGACGGGGTTGTCGATGTCGAGCGCCGAGGACCGGGCTTTGGCCTGGCTGGCTGTCCAGGCGCGCGTCTGGTTCTGA
- a CDS encoding alcohol dehydrogenase catalytic domain-containing protein, which yields MKAIVFDSVDRSIRLADVDLAEPGPGEVRVRIAAAGVCHSDLHVRRGEWAAPTPLVMGHEGSGVVTAVGPGVSTLAEGDHVVLSWVAPCNECRYCLAGHEARCQVAANIVAPNGVLQDGTSRLSLDGERIHHYLGVSSFAEEAVVPASGAIKVRDDAPLDVIALVGCAVATGVGAVTNTAAVEPGSLVVVIGCGGVGLSVVQGARLAGAERIVAVDVRAEKTALARRLGATDEIDASQVDAVEALRELLPDGADYAFDAIGNTATTEQAIRMLGLGGAAVIVGLPPTGARASFEPLVLAEADQRILGSNYGSVRPSIDIPALVDRYMDGELELDLLVSARRPLAEAESALDALQAGTALRTLLLP from the coding sequence GTGAAAGCAATCGTGTTCGACAGTGTCGACCGCTCCATCCGCCTCGCCGATGTCGACCTCGCCGAGCCCGGACCGGGCGAAGTGCGCGTGCGCATCGCCGCCGCCGGCGTCTGCCACTCCGACCTGCACGTGCGCCGCGGCGAATGGGCCGCGCCCACGCCGCTTGTGATGGGCCACGAGGGTTCCGGTGTCGTGACCGCTGTCGGGCCAGGCGTCTCCACGCTCGCCGAAGGCGACCACGTCGTCCTCTCCTGGGTCGCGCCCTGCAACGAATGCCGGTACTGCCTGGCCGGGCACGAAGCCCGCTGCCAGGTGGCCGCGAACATCGTCGCCCCGAACGGCGTCCTGCAAGACGGCACCTCGCGTCTGTCGCTCGACGGCGAGCGCATCCACCACTATCTCGGAGTCTCGTCGTTCGCCGAAGAAGCCGTCGTCCCCGCCTCCGGCGCCATCAAGGTGCGCGACGATGCCCCGCTCGACGTGATCGCCCTCGTCGGCTGCGCGGTCGCCACCGGCGTCGGGGCGGTCACCAACACGGCCGCCGTCGAACCCGGTTCGCTCGTCGTCGTGATCGGCTGCGGCGGCGTCGGACTCTCCGTCGTGCAGGGCGCCCGGCTCGCCGGGGCGGAACGCATCGTCGCCGTGGATGTGCGCGCGGAGAAGACCGCGCTCGCCCGCCGCCTCGGCGCCACCGACGAGATCGACGCTTCACAGGTGGATGCGGTGGAAGCCCTGCGCGAACTGCTCCCCGACGGTGCCGACTACGCCTTCGATGCCATCGGCAACACCGCGACGACCGAACAGGCCATCCGGATGCTCGGGCTGGGTGGCGCCGCCGTGATCGTCGGGCTCCCCCCGACCGGCGCCCGCGCCTCGTTCGAGCCGCTCGTGCTGGCCGAAGCCGACCAGCGCATCCTCGGCTCCAACTACGGCAGCGTTCGCCCGTCGATCGACATTCCGGCCCTCGTCGACCGTTACATGGACGGAGAGCTGGAGCTCGACCTGCTGGTCAGCGCGCGCCGCCCGCTCGCCGAAGCCGAATCGGCCCTCGATGCCCTGCAGGCCGGCACTGCCCTGCGCACCCTGCTCCTTCCCTGA
- a CDS encoding APC family permease: protein MSETTTTAPPADAGLRRGAMGGAELVAQAIANIAPSAVIAFTAAAIFVTAGNGTWVSFALATVIILAVGYCISQFAKRRASAGSLYNYAAAGLGPFGAFLTGVTLVIGCFGIAAGSLSGSVIYLGTVLNQLGVPISGVWGQILLAIVLGGLAALFTMRGVRLSARVSLVLEIVSVTIITVLLIIALVHAGPAAFDPAQFALTGAAPQGVAVGMVLAILGFVGFSSADALGREARNPFKAIPRAIMWSALGVGVLYVFAAYTQVAVLGDKLGTSASPLDDIAHVVGMPGWFSPVLNLGVAASFFAVVVAPLNVIGRIVYVMGKEGVAPRMFGATHERNLTPHRALLTFAPLVVAVPVVLYLFGVDANDVLVWVDTFGTFGYMVAYAAVAIAAPIFLRRLGVKNWLLWPCTVLAVGAMAYVFYANVFPVPAFPLNIIPLLFLAIVAIAIARYVWLRKNRPAVIAAIGTTETDVLEGIG, encoded by the coding sequence TTGTCTGAGACCACCACCACAGCGCCCCCGGCCGACGCCGGCCTGCGCCGCGGCGCGATGGGCGGCGCCGAGCTCGTCGCGCAGGCGATCGCCAACATCGCCCCGTCCGCCGTCATCGCGTTCACCGCCGCCGCGATCTTCGTCACCGCCGGGAACGGCACCTGGGTGTCGTTCGCCCTGGCCACCGTCATCATCCTCGCGGTCGGCTACTGCATCTCCCAGTTCGCGAAACGCCGCGCCTCGGCCGGCTCCCTCTACAACTACGCGGCCGCCGGGCTCGGCCCGTTCGGCGCGTTCCTCACCGGTGTCACGCTCGTCATCGGCTGCTTCGGCATCGCCGCCGGCTCGCTCAGCGGCTCGGTGATCTACCTGGGCACCGTGCTCAACCAGCTGGGTGTCCCGATCAGCGGCGTGTGGGGGCAGATCCTGCTCGCGATCGTGCTCGGCGGCCTGGCCGCCCTGTTCACCATGCGCGGTGTGCGACTCTCGGCCCGGGTGTCGCTCGTTCTCGAGATCGTGTCGGTCACCATCATCACGGTGCTGCTCATCATCGCTCTGGTGCACGCGGGCCCGGCCGCATTCGACCCCGCCCAGTTCGCGCTCACCGGGGCCGCGCCGCAGGGCGTCGCCGTCGGCATGGTGCTCGCCATCCTCGGCTTCGTCGGCTTCTCCAGTGCGGATGCGCTCGGCCGGGAGGCCCGCAACCCGTTCAAGGCCATCCCGCGAGCCATCATGTGGAGCGCTCTCGGCGTCGGCGTCCTCTACGTGTTCGCCGCGTACACCCAGGTCGCGGTCCTCGGCGACAAGCTCGGCACCTCCGCCAGCCCGCTCGACGACATCGCCCACGTCGTCGGCATGCCCGGCTGGTTCAGCCCCGTGCTCAACCTGGGTGTCGCCGCGTCGTTCTTCGCGGTCGTCGTCGCCCCGCTCAACGTCATCGGCCGCATCGTCTACGTGATGGGCAAAGAGGGTGTCGCACCCCGGATGTTCGGCGCCACCCACGAGCGCAACCTCACCCCGCACCGCGCCCTGCTCACCTTCGCGCCCCTGGTCGTCGCCGTTCCGGTCGTGCTCTACCTGTTCGGTGTCGACGCGAACGACGTGCTGGTCTGGGTCGACACGTTCGGAACTTTCGGCTACATGGTCGCTTACGCCGCCGTGGCCATCGCCGCACCGATCTTCCTCCGCCGGCTCGGCGTGAAGAACTGGCTGCTCTGGCCGTGCACGGTACTCGCCGTCGGCGCGATGGCGTACGTGTTCTACGCGAACGTCTTCCCCGTCCCCGCGTTCCCGCTCAACATCATCCCGCTCCTCTTCCTCGCGATCGTCGCGATCGCGATCGCCCGCTATGTCTGGCTGAGGAAGAACCGCCCGGCCGTCATCGCCGCCATCGGCACCACCGAGACGGACGTGCTCGAAGGCATCGGCTAA